The following coding sequences lie in one Candidatus Nitrospira allomarina genomic window:
- a CDS encoding vitamin K epoxide reductase family protein: MAKSKRQTQSVGPETARKPSNAPSSMFSGSKALLDLLIIILAGAGLVLTAYLTYMASFEVHPAFCSEGSGCDIVQSSRWATFLGIPMALWGFVTYVVIAGLAWLGRGKSGSGSVLIYVAMSGFAVSAYLTIISVVEIEATCPYCLTSFAIITIILGLALARRPPDWTKSLKEAVVIGLVLVGGLHLHYSGVFDAAAGPEDPQLQALAIHLNETGAKFYGAYWCPRCQEQKAEFLSSAKRLPYVECSSGGRGSALTAPCVKADIKSYPTWIIGDRRLTGLKTPQELARASGFDWQE, translated from the coding sequence ATGGCAAAATCCAAACGACAGACACAATCAGTCGGCCCTGAAACAGCAAGAAAGCCATCTAACGCTCCGTCTTCCATGTTCTCAGGTTCGAAAGCCCTACTCGACCTTCTCATCATTATTCTGGCCGGCGCCGGACTAGTATTAACCGCTTACCTGACCTATATGGCCTCGTTCGAGGTTCATCCGGCATTTTGCAGCGAGGGCTCGGGCTGCGACATTGTGCAGAGCAGCCGATGGGCCACCTTTCTGGGAATCCCCATGGCCTTGTGGGGCTTCGTGACCTATGTGGTGATCGCCGGGCTCGCCTGGTTAGGCCGTGGAAAATCCGGTAGCGGATCGGTGTTGATTTACGTGGCTATGAGCGGATTCGCGGTTAGCGCCTATTTGACCATCATCTCGGTCGTAGAAATCGAAGCCACCTGTCCATATTGCCTGACTTCATTTGCCATCATCACGATTATCCTTGGCCTGGCTCTCGCTCGACGGCCTCCCGATTGGACGAAATCCCTCAAAGAGGCAGTCGTGATCGGCCTTGTCCTCGTCGGCGGGCTTCATTTGCATTATAGCGGGGTGTTCGACGCAGCCGCCGGCCCGGAAGATCCCCAACTTCAAGCCTTAGCCATCCACCTCAATGAAACCGGTGCCAAGTTTTACGGTGCCTATTGGTGCCCACGCTGCCAGGAACAAAAAGCCGAATTTCTCTCGTCCGCCAAGCGGCTTCCTTATGTGGAATGCAGTTCTGGAGGACGAGGAAGCGCTCTCACCGCTCCCTGCGTCAAGGCTGACATTAAAAGCTACCCCACGTGGATTATCGGTGACCGCCGTTTAACCGGCCTCAAGACCCCGCAAGAATTGGCACGGGCCTCCGGATTCGATTGGCAGGAATAA
- a CDS encoding helix-turn-helix domain-containing protein, with amino-acid sequence MDKQLLRVGEAAQTLNVSRWTIYRWVEEDRLKATKIGKGSLRIFRDSIDTLIQQNRKDHWEFAITECQ; translated from the coding sequence ATGGACAAACAACTCTTGCGTGTCGGTGAAGCCGCTCAAACCTTAAATGTCAGCCGATGGACTATCTACCGATGGGTTGAAGAAGATCGCCTGAAGGCGACAAAAATTGGGAAAGGCAGCTTACGAATTTTTCGGGATTCTATTGATACGTTGATTCAACAAAATCGAAAAGACCATTGGGAGTTCGCTATTACGGAATGTCAATGA
- a CDS encoding ExbD/TolR family protein: MRLSTVTQKKARIEIIPMIDTMFFLLVFFMIATLSMTIQHGMPVNLPTADSATDKVPDQISLTLTHEGTLYYNKDRIALSELEIRLTSLRQTDSDPSVVINADEQVPHGQVIKVMDIIRLAGIPNMAIATKPNSEP, from the coding sequence ATGAGACTATCTACCGTCACACAGAAGAAAGCCCGCATCGAAATCATTCCGATGATCGACACGATGTTCTTTCTCTTGGTGTTCTTTATGATCGCGACATTGTCCATGACCATTCAACATGGGATGCCGGTCAATTTACCGACCGCCGACTCGGCAACGGATAAGGTTCCCGATCAAATCTCCCTCACACTGACCCATGAAGGAACGCTGTATTACAATAAGGACCGTATTGCACTCTCGGAACTGGAAATCCGGCTGACAAGCCTTCGGCAAACCGACTCGGACCCCTCGGTCGTCATTAACGCCGATGAACAGGTCCCCCACGGTCAGGTCATTAAGGTCATGGATATCATTCGATTGGCCGGCATTCCCAACATGGCAATTGCCACAAAACCCAATTCGGAACCCTAA
- a CDS encoding TonB-dependent receptor family protein — protein MNNHKCVIFSNVIISVMIFTLTGFFLIQPPFSRADEQIETLPTLTVEGTRIENIDAVKEELARRPASTILIPEKEIEESRAFNLTDVLQFAPGVRFQSRFGADEGQFQIRGTSLRNNFHHRGINILINGIYFGDADGFSDFESIDLMAYERIEVYKGSNALRYGANTLGGAINFVPRTGYNASLFQTRGMAGSFGLYSGQVSSGQVTKPFKVGTMDTTADYYISASGNHQDGFQDNSQQARGRLNANFGFQIGDHQEVRAYILGAEVSEALPGSITQAQLDSNRRQANTLGGISPFSCGPNEPCKWGRYYSYIRVGAAYRNEFAANQFFEIIPYYSYQYLDHPIFQTIVQDNYNVGGEIRYVNSHPIFGHENKFLIGNQPRYGDTNQRRFVNNLGKRGIQTQNLTLETTNLSTYLEDQFNVTDDLLVIAGGRWEYSIRQGRNQLFSPFTGDLSTSDTGVRHFNALIPKMGLVYQTTPTSQIYGNVSRGYEPPINVELTSSINPDGSVPTSPFINLDAQRAWQFEIGTRGSTADNRYTWDLTFYNLEMQKEILTFNVNNQPTYQNAKGTRHTGIEAGGSMVVANGLLAQGPKNQSDTITVRTAYTWSLFKFTDDVYGGGENGTQKFLVAKDGNRVPGAPEHQLAGEIRYDHPAGFFIAPNFEWIIAGYYVDSLNTAKNSAYFIVNLKAGYNYSKNLSIFAEGRNLSDQTYAGAVVVNDSLGRYFNPGQGISGFGGIEWKFN, from the coding sequence ATGAACAACCACAAATGTGTGATATTTTCCAATGTAATCATAAGCGTGATGATTTTTACGTTGACGGGGTTTTTTCTGATCCAACCTCCATTCAGCAGGGCTGACGAGCAAATTGAAACACTGCCGACACTCACCGTGGAAGGAACACGGATCGAGAACATCGATGCGGTCAAGGAAGAGCTGGCTCGTCGGCCTGCCAGCACCATCCTGATCCCGGAAAAGGAAATCGAGGAATCCCGTGCGTTTAATTTAACCGACGTCCTTCAATTTGCCCCGGGTGTGCGATTCCAATCCCGATTCGGCGCCGACGAGGGCCAATTCCAAATTCGGGGGACTTCCCTCAGGAACAACTTTCATCATCGCGGTATTAATATTCTCATCAACGGGATCTATTTCGGCGATGCGGACGGGTTCTCCGATTTCGAATCCATCGACTTGATGGCCTATGAACGTATCGAGGTATATAAAGGGTCCAACGCCCTCCGGTATGGAGCCAATACCCTGGGAGGAGCCATCAATTTTGTGCCCCGGACGGGCTACAACGCCTCCCTCTTCCAGACGCGTGGAATGGCTGGAAGTTTCGGCCTCTATTCGGGGCAAGTCTCCAGCGGGCAGGTGACCAAACCATTTAAGGTCGGCACCATGGACACCACAGCCGATTACTATATCAGCGCGTCGGGCAATCATCAGGACGGCTTCCAGGATAACAGCCAACAAGCACGCGGACGGTTAAATGCCAACTTCGGATTTCAGATCGGCGATCACCAGGAAGTGCGCGCCTATATCCTGGGAGCCGAGGTGTCAGAAGCCCTCCCCGGGTCGATCACCCAAGCGCAATTGGATTCCAATCGAAGACAGGCCAACACCTTGGGGGGAATCAGTCCATTTTCCTGCGGTCCAAACGAGCCCTGTAAATGGGGGCGGTACTATAGTTATATCCGGGTCGGGGCCGCCTATCGCAACGAATTCGCCGCCAACCAGTTTTTTGAAATTATCCCCTATTATTCCTACCAGTACCTGGATCATCCTATTTTTCAAACGATCGTCCAGGACAACTATAATGTGGGAGGGGAAATTCGATACGTCAATTCACATCCTATTTTCGGGCATGAAAACAAGTTCCTCATTGGCAATCAGCCACGATACGGGGACACGAATCAACGGCGTTTTGTCAATAATTTAGGCAAACGCGGGATTCAGACCCAAAATCTCACATTGGAGACGACTAATCTCAGCACCTACCTGGAAGACCAATTCAATGTAACCGATGATCTCCTTGTTATTGCAGGCGGACGCTGGGAATACAGCATCCGGCAGGGCAGAAACCAACTTTTCAGTCCCTTTACGGGAGATTTAAGTACCAGCGATACCGGTGTACGTCATTTCAATGCTCTTATCCCAAAGATGGGGCTCGTGTACCAAACCACCCCGACATCGCAAATTTACGGAAACGTCAGCCGTGGGTACGAACCCCCCATCAATGTTGAATTGACCTCATCGATCAACCCCGACGGTTCCGTCCCCACCAGCCCCTTCATCAACCTGGATGCGCAACGGGCCTGGCAGTTTGAAATCGGTACACGAGGCAGCACGGCGGATAACCGCTATACCTGGGACCTCACCTTCTATAACCTGGAAATGCAAAAGGAAATTCTGACGTTTAATGTCAATAACCAACCGACCTATCAAAATGCCAAAGGGACGCGACACACAGGCATTGAAGCGGGAGGCAGCATGGTGGTGGCCAACGGGCTGCTAGCTCAGGGTCCGAAAAACCAAAGCGACACGATCACCGTTCGAACCGCCTATACGTGGTCGTTATTTAAATTCACAGATGACGTGTACGGAGGAGGAGAAAATGGAACCCAAAAATTCTTGGTGGCCAAAGACGGCAATCGGGTTCCCGGTGCGCCCGAACACCAACTTGCCGGAGAAATACGTTATGACCATCCGGCGGGGTTTTTTATCGCGCCGAATTTTGAATGGATCATCGCCGGCTATTACGTGGACAGCTTAAACACGGCCAAGAACTCGGCCTATTTCATCGTCAATTTGAAGGCAGGTTATAATTACAGTAAAAACCTGTCCATTTTCGCAGAGGGACGAAACCTGTCCGATCAAACCTATGCGGGTGCTGTCGTCGTTAATGACAGTCTGGGCCGGTATTTCAACCCAGGTCAGGGAATCAGCGGGTTTGGGGGAATCGAATGGAAATTCAATTAA
- a CDS encoding amidohydrolase family protein codes for MPETNRGAIVEAERQWDLRKQATHAMLYMTTLFLIVGLGLVGCSTTTHPPPTPSFESVHDRNTAKTYAFINGQWFDGQGFTQDTWYAVQGSLTRLRPNSVEQTIDLKGGFVVPPFGEAHTHNVEGAWNIDQVINHYVRDGIFYVKNPNAISEFVEQIRGKLNTPTTIDVVFAHAGLTGPNGHPIDLYENMLRIHRYEPVIGKREEGWFNGRAYFPISTLKDFKEQWPTIMATNPDFLKLYLADSEHFGNEPHSVTHGFRKGLDPQLIAQIVAHAHQEGLRVSAHIETAADFRAAIQGQVDEIAHLPGWFLPSPTQRSAVLLTQEDAQLAAAHRTVIITTTVAEHFHPAGHHTKTETHLHSLASSKEHIQQPVENVLTVATEIQVENLKLLRQAGVTIAIGSDHAETALAEALHLHQMGIFDNLTLLKMWSETTPQTIFPSRKIGRLDEGYEASFLVLQGNPLEDFKQVQNIIFRLKQGFPLSWSETQNADATGKHAH; via the coding sequence ATGCCTGAAACCAATCGAGGCGCAATCGTTGAGGCTGAAAGACAATGGGATCTAAGAAAACAGGCGACTCATGCCATGTTGTACATGACTACCCTGTTCCTCATTGTTGGACTAGGATTGGTGGGATGCAGCACGACCACTCATCCTCCACCAACTCCAAGTTTCGAATCAGTACACGACAGGAATACGGCCAAAACCTATGCCTTTATCAATGGGCAATGGTTTGATGGGCAAGGCTTCACTCAGGACACCTGGTATGCCGTGCAGGGCTCACTTACCCGTTTGCGGCCCAATTCTGTTGAACAGACCATCGATCTGAAGGGCGGTTTTGTCGTGCCGCCGTTTGGTGAAGCCCACACACATAATGTCGAAGGCGCCTGGAACATCGACCAGGTCATCAATCATTATGTGCGGGATGGTATTTTTTATGTGAAAAATCCAAATGCCATTTCCGAATTTGTGGAACAAATCCGCGGTAAACTCAACACACCAACGACCATTGATGTCGTTTTTGCTCATGCCGGCCTCACCGGGCCTAACGGTCATCCCATCGATCTTTACGAAAACATGCTTCGCATCCATCGATATGAACCGGTCATTGGTAAACGTGAAGAGGGTTGGTTCAACGGTCGAGCCTACTTCCCTATCTCTACACTGAAAGATTTCAAGGAGCAGTGGCCGACGATCATGGCCACCAATCCGGACTTCCTGAAGCTGTATCTTGCCGACTCAGAACATTTCGGAAACGAACCTCACTCGGTTACGCATGGGTTTCGAAAAGGGCTGGATCCTCAGCTCATCGCCCAGATTGTCGCGCATGCTCACCAGGAAGGGTTGCGAGTTTCCGCACATATTGAAACAGCCGCTGACTTTCGGGCAGCCATCCAGGGGCAAGTCGATGAGATCGCCCATCTTCCAGGGTGGTTTCTCCCTTCACCCACTCAACGATCAGCCGTGCTGTTAACTCAAGAGGATGCCCAACTCGCGGCCGCACACCGGACCGTGATCATCACGACGACCGTCGCAGAGCACTTTCATCCGGCGGGACATCATACCAAGACGGAAACGCATCTCCATTCTCTGGCAAGCTCCAAAGAGCATATACAACAACCAGTGGAAAATGTTCTTACTGTTGCTACGGAAATTCAGGTGGAAAATCTCAAACTATTGCGTCAGGCAGGCGTCACCATTGCCATCGGGAGCGACCATGCGGAAACAGCCCTCGCGGAGGCGCTTCACCTACATCAGATGGGAATATTTGACAACCTGACCTTACTGAAAATGTGGAGTGAGACCACTCCTCAGACGATTTTCCCTTCCAGGAAAATTGGACGGTTAGACGAGGGATACGAAGCCAGTTTTCTTGTCTTACAGGGCAATCCGCTTGAGGACTTCAAACAGGTTCAAAACATTATCTTTCGTCTCAAGCAAGGTTTCCCTCTTTCATGGAGCGAAACTCAGAATGCAGATGCCACAGGCAAACATGCGCATTAA
- a CDS encoding MotA/TolQ/ExbB proton channel family protein has translation MIQLLMGGGWMMIPILGCSLLALTISIERGFQFRSLRFSRLGDRMIKLVEQGKWTDALSLAEQRQSPTLRVLAAGIFHRDQQPDKAMEATGIAEISRLKRGLSVLDTVITLGPLLGLLGTIIGMIDSFGIMSKTGLGNPHAVTGGVAEALICTAAGIGVAVITLIPYNLFLSLVERETERIEQYATKLQSFLGHS, from the coding sequence ATGATTCAATTACTAATGGGTGGCGGATGGATGATGATCCCCATCTTAGGCTGCTCATTGTTAGCTCTGACCATCAGCATCGAACGTGGATTCCAATTCCGATCGTTGCGGTTTAGCCGCTTGGGGGACCGGATGATCAAACTGGTTGAACAGGGAAAATGGACCGATGCGCTGTCCTTGGCTGAACAACGTCAGAGCCCCACACTCCGCGTGCTTGCGGCAGGGATATTCCATCGAGACCAACAGCCTGACAAAGCCATGGAAGCTACGGGAATCGCCGAGATCTCTCGATTAAAGCGCGGGTTATCCGTTCTAGATACGGTCATCACGTTGGGACCCTTACTGGGACTACTGGGGACAATCATTGGAATGATCGATTCATTCGGCATCATGTCCAAAACAGGGCTCGGCAATCCCCACGCGGTCACAGGGGGAGTGGCCGAAGCACTCATTTGCACCGCGGCAGGAATTGGGGTTGCCGTCATTACACTCATTCCTTACAACTTATTTCTTTCCCTGGTCGAACGTGAAACCGAGCGTATTGAACAATATGCCACAAAACTCCAGTCGTTTCTGGGACATTCCTAA
- a CDS encoding energy transducer TonB: MNSTFEDSSSNVNNRVFLLSALGSAILHAAVLAALAYIPSPPALDDPAPTVQVTLVPAIQEISPTPQPITKPLTPITPRARPTPPPPLTEPTPPKPAPPMQASIKQTPSKPLTPPPPLPQAQPMLKDTRTEQAMKSRQMMKMAVPSQHQQRPPLSTAPPQQEQPTARTPLPMNNREPRTQHTLPPPPSPAARPALKTPPPMAAGTSTSKPKIVASSKPLYPRVARESGWEGTVIVRTLITADGAPSQVEIRKSCGHEALDLAAQEAIKNWKFLPAKDGNIPIAKWVDIPIKFDLNS, encoded by the coding sequence GTGAACTCCACGTTTGAAGATTCCTCTTCTAATGTGAACAATCGGGTTTTCCTACTGAGCGCTCTGGGCAGCGCCATTCTTCATGCGGCCGTTCTTGCAGCCCTGGCCTATATTCCAAGTCCTCCGGCATTGGATGACCCCGCCCCCACGGTTCAGGTGACTTTGGTTCCGGCTATTCAAGAGATCAGTCCCACCCCACAACCGATCACGAAACCCCTCACGCCAATCACACCACGTGCAAGGCCAACGCCACCGCCCCCCCTGACCGAACCTACCCCGCCCAAGCCTGCGCCACCGATGCAGGCATCGATCAAACAGACCCCATCCAAACCTCTGACTCCTCCGCCGCCTCTTCCTCAGGCACAGCCGATGCTCAAAGACACGCGAACGGAGCAGGCCATGAAGAGTCGTCAAATGATGAAAATGGCCGTGCCTTCTCAACACCAACAAAGGCCTCCGCTTTCAACAGCGCCGCCACAGCAGGAACAACCCACTGCCAGAACTCCCTTACCAATGAACAATCGCGAACCAAGAACCCAACACACACTGCCGCCTCCGCCAAGCCCGGCGGCTCGTCCCGCATTAAAAACTCCGCCGCCAATGGCGGCCGGAACCTCAACTTCCAAGCCGAAAATCGTGGCCTCATCCAAGCCATTGTATCCCCGTGTGGCGCGTGAGTCTGGTTGGGAGGGTACGGTTATTGTCCGAACGTTGATTACCGCCGATGGCGCTCCGAGCCAGGTAGAAATTCGAAAGAGCTGCGGTCATGAAGCTCTAGATCTGGCTGCCCAAGAAGCCATTAAAAACTGGAAATTTCTGCCAGCCAAAGACGGGAACATCCCCATCGCCAAATGGGTAGACATCCCGATTAAATTTGACCTGAATAGTTAA
- a CDS encoding tetratricopeptide repeat protein produces the protein MITLFQKLRLIAVFLFLTHIGMGSPSSQAGEAHDLLAQAFSSYENQQWTAAIGPLERALTLYPGYAEAHHLLGLIFSNLDQPAKAIMELQRAVEAYPQFAQAYVDLGSIYQQQAQFPKAEQSFNLALKAYPKFAEARIALAAFYDHQQQAQQAIKAHQAVLELQPHRVDSLYGIAFWLAQEQKPDEAQRYVDQLVSLHPTYVNGWLMAGSLAQQSDHVDNAIQAYQHAVKLNHDLVSAYFNLGILYQQKEAFKEAAQAFEQVTKLDPNNSEAHVNLGVVYAALSKIDQAEKEYQTALSLNDQLAEAHYNLGMLYEFHRNTPQKALKHYEEFLKLGGQDERIQTLLQRSKS, from the coding sequence ATGATAACTCTTTTCCAAAAACTCAGACTCATCGCGGTTTTTCTTTTCCTCACCCATATCGGCATGGGCAGCCCCTCAAGTCAGGCTGGAGAAGCCCATGACCTTCTGGCTCAGGCCTTTTCCTCCTATGAAAACCAACAATGGACTGCGGCCATTGGCCCCTTAGAGCGCGCGCTGACCTTGTACCCGGGATACGCTGAAGCGCACCATCTGTTAGGATTAATCTTCAGTAATCTTGATCAGCCTGCCAAGGCCATCATGGAGTTGCAACGGGCGGTGGAGGCCTATCCCCAATTTGCTCAAGCCTATGTGGATCTCGGTTCTATTTACCAGCAACAGGCCCAATTCCCAAAAGCCGAGCAATCATTCAATCTTGCCTTAAAGGCCTATCCCAAGTTTGCGGAGGCCCGCATCGCGTTGGCAGCCTTTTATGATCACCAACAACAAGCGCAGCAGGCCATCAAGGCCCATCAGGCCGTCTTGGAACTCCAGCCACATCGCGTCGATTCGTTATACGGCATCGCCTTTTGGCTGGCCCAGGAACAAAAGCCTGATGAAGCCCAACGTTACGTCGACCAACTGGTCTCCCTCCATCCCACGTATGTCAATGGATGGTTAATGGCCGGATCACTCGCTCAACAATCTGACCACGTGGACAACGCCATTCAGGCCTACCAACACGCCGTCAAATTAAACCATGATTTAGTCAGCGCCTATTTCAACCTAGGCATTCTTTACCAGCAAAAGGAAGCCTTCAAGGAAGCGGCGCAAGCGTTTGAACAAGTCACGAAACTTGATCCCAACAATTCGGAGGCGCACGTCAATCTGGGAGTCGTCTATGCAGCCTTATCAAAAATTGATCAAGCAGAGAAGGAATATCAAACAGCCTTGTCCTTGAATGATCAGTTGGCCGAAGCCCACTATAATCTTGGCATGTTATATGAGTTTCATCGCAATACTCCGCAAAAAGCTCTCAAACACTACGAAGAATTCTTGAAGCTTGGGGGACAGGACGAACGAATTCAAACATTATTACAACGGAGCAAATCGTGA
- a CDS encoding energy transducer TonB translates to MVRRHNMMFYIFLFLWCTLTSNPISLAGNPPETSEPIETLEVIEVTGATVTKASITYSFPLPSFEPSWPTTTFYHHAVPDLHFVDLPQPPMPRILLDQIGTTRGRKTSVKPLKTERPLYPRMAREQGWQGKVVLRTQITADGIVKNATVQESSGFSLLDESAVQSVKSWLFEPAKNGEFAVASTVDLPIRFDLLQ, encoded by the coding sequence ATGGTACGTCGGCACAATATGATGTTCTATATTTTTTTATTTCTCTGGTGCACGCTGACCTCCAACCCAATTTCTTTGGCAGGAAACCCACCTGAAACCTCAGAACCTATAGAAACACTAGAGGTCATTGAAGTGACTGGGGCAACGGTGACGAAAGCCAGTATAACCTATTCATTTCCTCTGCCCTCTTTCGAACCCTCATGGCCAACCACGACCTTTTACCACCATGCTGTTCCCGATCTCCATTTCGTCGACCTGCCACAGCCGCCTATGCCACGTATTCTCCTGGACCAGATTGGTACAACACGCGGGCGAAAGACAAGTGTCAAGCCCCTGAAAACCGAACGTCCTCTCTATCCGAGAATGGCCAGGGAGCAGGGCTGGCAGGGGAAGGTGGTGCTACGAACGCAGATAACCGCCGATGGCATAGTCAAGAATGCCACGGTTCAAGAAAGTTCGGGATTTTCTCTCCTGGATGAGAGTGCCGTGCAATCGGTAAAAAGCTGGTTATTTGAACCAGCAAAAAATGGAGAATTCGCAGTTGCGTCCACCGTGGATTTACCCATTCGATTTGATTTGCTTCAATAA